The following DNA comes from Candidatus Methanoperedens sp..
CAAAGGCATAGAATTGGCCCGAAGTGTGGGGATTAAGACTGCATTAATCACACAGGAGAAAACCAAAATTGTGGAGAAGCGGGCAGCGAAACTGGGGATTAATTATGTGTACCAGGGTATAAAAGACAAGACCAGAGTAATAGAAGAAATAGCATTAAAAGAAAAACTGGATATGAACCAGATTGCATATATAGGTGATGATGTTAATGATATACCTCTTTTAAAAATGGTAGGTATCAGCTTTGCGCCGAACGATGCATCGGAAGAAGTAAAGCAGATTGTCAGTTTTATAACTTCACGAAAAGGCGGGGAAGGCGCAGTGCGTGAATCAGTGGATATTATTTTAGGAAATAAGCCGTTATATAATGAAATCTATCACAAATTGGCGCCAGGACTTAATAAATGACTTGCAATTATTGTAAAGGAACCGAATATGAAGTTGTGGCAGAATACACAAGGCTTGAAAAGAATGACGTCTTGAAATGTAAAATCTGCGGACTTGCATATCTTGACATTAAAAATATGCCGAATTTTAACAGAGTAGAGGATATATGATTTTTGCAAAATTTATTGAAAAATTGGATATTTATGAAGAATATAATGAATAGACTATCTATTGCTAATGAAAAGGTATCATTGAAAGATTCAAAAGATATTACATATCGAAAAGATCATGTCTGCCCGATTTGTTTGACATCGTTAGATTCTGTATTACGTGTAGAATACCTTGACGAAGAATTCAAATATTTGCCAAAGAAGGATAATCCTTTCTCAGATTTAGAGACTTTTGTATGCAGTAATTGTGGATTCGGTTGGGTAAATCGCTATATTGATCAAGCACAACTTAATAACTTTTATTCAAATGTTTACAGGGGCCTTGAATCTGTTTATAGCTATCAAAAACCAAAATTAATGATGCCAAAAATTAGGGGTTTTGCCCCGTTAGATGCCAGATTCGTTTCACAAATTCTTCTAGCAAAGATGTTTAAAAATTTTCAGGAAGGTGAGAAAGTTTTGGACATCGGTCCTGGTAGGGGGGAGAGTTTTCGGACCATTTCACAGATGATATCTGGTATGAATTATTTTGCATTTGAGCCTGATGAAAGTAGCAGGGCATTTCTTCAACGAACTGGTGTTTATGTATTCCCATATTTATTTTCATTAAACCTGAATATAAATTCAATTGTCAGAGGATGTAAATTTGATTTAATTCTGATGTCACATGTCTTAGAGCATTTCAATGGAAGAGACATTGTGGCTATATTGGAAAATATACGTAGAATATTATCTGAAGATGGCATTCTTATATGTGAAGTTCCCAATTGTGACTGGAGGCAATATGAGAAAATGCGAATAAATGATTCACCACATCTGTCTTTCTTCACTGTTGATAGTCTGAGAAGTGCATTGATTAAAGCGGGGTTCGACGTTAGATTCTTAAACACGTGCTCTGCAGATTATAATTCTTGGTGGGACCGAAGCAAATCGTCAATTCAAAGTAAACATAAATATCAAGTTAAGCCTTGTATGTTAGATTTGATAAAAAGAATTTACAGGATATTGCCCATTCCAGTTCCAAAAAGAATTGGGACAGCTCTATATTCATTAATGTTTCCAGACAATCTATCCAATCTATTTCTCTCGGATGATTTCAAATATGGAGGCGAACGTACGTGTCTTCGTGCTGTAGCGCGTCCTTTGAGCAGAATCGATTCGGACCATCCTGATTTCAAGCATGAAAACATTGCCAAAATGTGAGATTTATATGTTTTTGATAAACACTGCTGACCAGCGTTTCTGGAAGAAGGATGAGAAGATACTATTCCTCGGCGAATGGTGTAAAATATACAACCAGAGGCATATCTGGTCAAATCTGGATCATGAGGTGCTTCCCTATCACTGGGATGACAGGGGAAGGCTTTATCGGGATTACCAGTACTTAAATGGTGTTTATGAGAAGTATCTGAAACTGTTGGCTGAAAGGCTCAACGATCTCCACGGTGGTGGTTACTCCGCTCGCTACTGGCGTATTATCATCGGGCCATGGCTATTCTATTTCATTGAAATATTATATGACAGGTACCTCTCCATCCAGACAGCCATTAGGTCAGGTTTGGTGACAGGTACATGGATAATTCCGAGAAAACTTGAGAAATGGGCTTCCAAAGACTTTCCAGTGGTCCGCAGATGGGGTGTTTCAGATGAGTATAATCAATACTTGTACAGCAGGATAATAGAAACACTTAAAGAAATGCCTTTTAACCTAGTAAATTTTGAAATAACACCACCATTGGGCAAAGAGTCAAATTCGTATTTCAAAAACGCAGCCAAGAGGTTGTTTGGGATTTATTCCAAAAATCTTCCTTCACGTTGGAATCAGGTTGTCCTTGTTGCAAGCTATCTCAATTTTTGGGATTTAATAAGGCTGCAGCTCTCCATGGGACAAATGCCTTATCCGTTTATGCCCTCAGTTATGCTTGAAGATGTTTCCGTGAAACCATTGATGAGGGAAAAATTAGTTTTAAAACAAGGTAAAGATGAGTTTGAGTCCATTCTGGATTGGTTTATTGCTGACCAGATTCCTAAAGCATACATAGAAGGATATGCGGATATGCATCAGATGTCGCTTGATGCGTTTCCCAAAAAACCTAATGTAATCTTTACCGGCAACGCTTTCTACGGCAATGAAGAATTTAAGTTCTGGGCGGCGTATCAGGTAGAATATGGAACTAAACTGGCAGGTACGCAGTATGGTGGACACTACGGCAGTGGCCTGTGGGCAATTTTAGAAGCTCATGAAATTAATAGTACTGATCGATACTATACTTGGGGCTGGAAAACCAATGGTGAACCGAAAACAGTACCCCTATCTGCTGGGAAATTTGCAAAAATCCAAAAAACCGTAAAACCTAATTTGAAGGGCTCTATTCTGTGGGTGGTCACATCGATGCCACGGTATTCGTACTGGATGTATAGCGTTCCGGTAGGACCGCAGATGCAGGATTACCTCAATGAGCAGTATCGATTTGCATTATCTGTTTCACCAGAAGTTCATGAACAGCTCCTCTTGCGTTTGTATATGAACGAATACGGCTGGAATGAAAGAGACCGTTGGGTTGACGTAGATCCCGCTCTCAAGCTATACAGGGGCAAAAAGTCGATGTATCGGCAGCTTAACGAAAGCCGGCTGTTCATAGGCACTAATAATGCAACCACATACCTTGAGACTTTTTCAGCAAATTTCCCGACAATTCTTTTCTGGAATCCGAAGCATTGGGAACTGCGACCCTCAGCACAACCTTATTTCGATGGGTTACGCGGGGCAGGAATTCTCCACGATACACCTGAATCGGCTGCAGCAAGGGTCAATGAGATTTACAGAGATCCTGAGGCATGGTGGAGCCAGGAGGAGATTCAAAATGCAAAGGATGAATTCTGCCAGCAGTTTGCCCACACCTCGAAAGATTGGCTCAAAGAATGGAAGATAGAGCTTCTTAATCTGGCTAAAAAAGCATAGGAGTAAGATGATATTAAATAATTATAATCTTTATACTCTGGAGATATAGCAAATGAACACCCTGATAGTTTATAGATTTCTTATCAAGCATTATCGCATCAAGATTTCATACAAGACAGGTTTGTTCCAAACAGCCTGGAATCTTAATAATATGATTGAATATAAAAAAAGAAAAGCATATAAAATTTGAAAATCCGAAATTATTCCATATCTATATGCATCAAGAATTCTTAAATTATTGAATTTTCGATAAATCATGCTAAACACGACCTTCTCCCGAATCATGAATATCAGCCCTGTGCAGCGGCAGAGCATGATATCGATTTTATGGAGTCTTATATTCACGGTAATCGGTTTTTTAAGTACAATGTATTTTGCGCATGCACTGGGAGCAGGAGTGTTGGGTGCATATTTTTTATTCATTACATATTTAGGTATATTAAATATATTTAGTGATGGCGGGTTAAATAGCGCAACAATAAAACGAATCAGCGAAGGGGAAGACCAGTCTGCATTTTTTACTGCCTATTTTGCAGTTCGTATCTCACTTTTCTTATTTCTCATCTTAGGTTTGAAAATATTCGGAAATTTGTTCGTTGATATCGACAGATCTGTTATGATTTTTTGGCTGCCGTTGGCTTTATTTGTTTATATTTTTTCAGATGCGATTACTGTTGGTAATGGTGGTCTTGGAAAAATAGGGGTTACTTCAACCTCCACGTTTATTGGCAATGTTTCGAGAGTTATTGTCCAGATTATAGCAGTCATACTTGGTTATAGGACAGGCGGACTGATCGGAGGATTTATCATGGGAGTTCTGGTCAGCGGCATTTTTGGGTGGCGATTTTTCGAGGTGAGTTTTGCACGGTTTAACAGGAAACATTTAAAAAGTCTATTCTCCTTCTCCTTCTGGATGTTTTTATCCAGTAGTGGTGGCCTCGTATTCGCCTATGCAGATACTGCTTTGATAGGGCATTTCCTGAAGAATTCAGATGTCGGAGTATATAACGTTGCTTTCCAGTTTACCGGTTTAGTTGTTCTGGTCTCAAACGCTCTTATAGCGGTTCTATGGCCCAAAATCAGCTATGGGAGCAAGATTGGAGACATTGATTTATTAGAAAAATCATTGACAAAATCCATCATCTACTCATTAATTTTAGCTGTGCCTTTGCTGGTCGGTGGCTGGGTATTAGGGGATAAAATGCTTCTTTATTTTTATGGAAAAGAGTTTTCATCCGGAACATATGCGCTTATACTGTTGTTCCCTGTACGATTGGTAACTATAATTGCATCATTATTAGGTACATATATATTTGCGATGGATCACCCGAAGGAAGGTTTTAGGATTATCCTGTTATCTGCGGTGACAAATATAATGCTGGATTGGTTTTTTATCCCTATCCTCGGGATTACTGGGGCAGCATTGGCAACACTGATATCCATGACACTCTTGGTCATTATAGAAAGACATGTACTTTCTCAGTATATGTCTGTAAAAATGGGTGTTAATAACATGAATAATATACTGAAAGCTTCACTAGTAATGGGTTTATTTATCGTAGGGTATCGTTTCTTAATGCCCTTAGACAATCTTTTATTTATGATACCAGTGATATTTGGTGCACTGATATATTTTGTATTATTACTTAAAATGGATAAAGCTATACACGATGAACTTCAAGACATCATACAATCAGCAGGATTAATTTGGCCGAAATGGTTATAGCTTGATAGTATTAACAAAAATCATAAAGACGCCTCTCGACCCATATTATTATATTACTGTTTGACTATCAATAAAAGTGTAAATGCATACCGGAGATTATTTATGAAAGTTGTAATACTTTGTGGAGGTCTAGGCACACGTCTTAGAGAAGAAACAGAATTCCGTCCCAAGCCAATGGTACTTATCGGTAACCGGCCTATCCTGTGGCACATTATGAAAATTTATGCTTACTATGGCCATAAAGAATTCATCCTCAGCTTGGGTTATAAAGGAGAAATGATTAAGGAATATTTTTATCATTATGAACTTATGAACAATGATGTGACTATTGAACTTGGGAATCCAGCAAATACCATTATTCACGAGGGTCATGAAGAAAATGGTTGGTCGGTCACTCTGGTTGATACGGGGGAGAAGGCCTTAAAAGGAGCTCGTTTAAAAAAAGTTGAAAAATATCTAAAAGATGATGATGTTTTTATGATGACTTACGGGGATGGATTATCGGATGTGAATATTAACGATCTGCTGCATTTTCATCAAAGCCACAGAAAGCTGGCGACCGTTACAGGAATTAATCCTGCTTCACGTTTTGGCGAACTGAAATACAAAGGAGACCAGGTAGAGGCATTCAATGAAAAACCCAAGACTGGGTCTAGTCTCATAAATGGTGGTTTCTTTGTATTCAACAGAGGCATATTTGATTATCTCTGTGCTGAAGATAATTGCGACCTAGAAATCGGGCCTCTTGAAAAGATCGCGCACGAAAGGCAGCTAATGGTATATAAGCATAAAGGCTCATGGGCATGCATGGATACCATACGAGATATGGATTATTTGAATAAGCTATGGAATGAGAACAAAGCTTTCTGGAAATTATAAATCGGTTATAATTTATGTTCAAATGCAGATCATGCAATAACGAATTAAAAGAGTGTTTTTTGACACTCGGTAATTCTCCTCTTTCTAATTCATTTTTAACTAAAGATAATCTGAAAAAAATGGAACCCTACTATCCTCTTGATTTATATGTATGTGAAAAATGTTTTCTTGTACAGATAGATGAATTTGAAGCCCCAGAAAATATTTTTTCATCAAATTATGCATATTTCTCTTCTTTTTCAGAAAGCTGGCTGCAACACTGTAAGAATTATTCCATGATGATGGTGCAGCGCTTTTCTCTGGATAAGAACTCCTTTGTGATTGAGATCGGAAGCAATGATGGATATCTGTTACAGTATTTTAAACAACAGTGTATACCCATCCTCGGGATAGAACCTGCATCAAATACGGCGGAAGCCGCAAGAAAAATCGGGGTCCCAACTGATATTGCTTTTTTTAGTACATCGTATGCCAAGAAAATGAAGCAAGCAAATAAACTTGCAGATTTAATTCTGGGCAATAATGTCCTGGCTCATAATCCCAATTTGAACGATTTCGTTGAAGGATTAAGGATCGCATTAAAACCAGAAGGTGTTATAACAATGGAATTCCCTTCTTTACTAAGTCAAATGGAAGGTAATCAATTTGATACAATATATCATGAACATTTCTCTTATTTTTCTTTCCATTCTGTAGAAAAATTATTTGCTTCTCATGACCTTGTACTTTTTGATGTCGAGGAACTTCCAACCCAGGGAGGATCACTGCGTATATATGGTAAACACAAGAACGACACCTCAAAAACCATTGCCAGTAATGTGGCAGATTTATTAGATAAGGAGAAAGCTGCTGGGCTATTAAATTTAAAAACATATTATAATTTCGGAAGGAATGTGGAATCAACAAAGAGAAAATTGCTCCAGTTTTTAATCAAGACAAAAAACGATGGCAAGAAAATTATCGGATATGGTGCTGCAGCCAAAGGTAACACGCTTCTTAATTATTGCGGGATTCGGACAGACTTTCTGGATTATGTCGTGGACAGAAGCCCATTCAAGCAAAACAAGTATTTGCCTGGTACCCATATACCTGTCAAAGATCCGGACAAGATACGGGAAGATATGCCAGATTATGTTTTGATCCTTGCATGGAATCTCAAGGACGAGATTATAGAACAGATGGGTTATATCAGAGAATGGGGTGGGAGATTTGTTGTCCCTATCCCCGAGGTTCAGGTGCTATAGTTGAAATTCATTGAGACAAAATTGAAAGGTGCTTATATTATTGAACTGGAACCAGAATATGATGGGAGAGGTTTTTTTGCCCGCTCATTCTGTGAGAATGAATTTGAAAGATACGGCTTAAAAACCCGTATTGTTCAATGCAATGTATCTTTTAATAAAAAAAAAGGTACACTGCGCGGAATGCATTATCAGGCGGCTCCATACGAAGAAGCTAAACTGGTAAGTTGTACAAGAGGAGGAATATATGATGTGTTAATAGACCTAAGACAGGATTCTCCGAATTACTGCCAGTGGTTTGCTTCGGAGCTAAGTGCTGGAAATTATAAGATGGTGTATATTCCCGAAGGTTTTGCTCATGGCTTTCAGACCTTGGAAAAGAACACAGTGGTTTTTTACCAGATGTTTGAGTTATATCATCCAGAATGTGCAAGTGGTATAAGATGGGATGATCCTTATATTGGAATTGATTGGCCCATTAAAGAAAAAATGATCTTATCAAAAAGAGATCAGGAATATAAGAACTTTGGATAGTATATTTACCATGCAGTTATTTTATGAATCAACTTAAAATATTGTTATTGTTTCCTAATACAAGCAATGATGGTGTTGCACCACTTGCAATAAGTATCTTATCGACGATTGCAAAGAAAAGTGGATTTGATGTAAGATATTTTGAAACATCCTTTTATAAGAAAAAAAGTACAGCTGGGGAAGAGCGAGAACAAACAGGTGAATTTAAATCGGTCAATAGAGAAAGTTTTGTACACTTGCGTCCATTTAAATTTATGGCTGAAGATTTAAATACGGTTCTTTCCAATTATCAACCTGATATTCTTGCAGTTAGCGCTAATTCACTTGAATATGATTTGTTTTGTGATTTGATAAAAAACATTAACTTTGGAGAAAAAAAACCATTTATATTAGTTGGTGGGGTACATGCAACAATATCTCCACAAGAAGTAATTGAAAATAAATTCGTTGACGCCATATGTATCGGCCAAGGTGAAGAGGCTTGGCAAGAATTTTTAATTAAATTTAAAAATGGACTTGATTTTACAGATACCAAAAATTTATGGATAAAAACAGTCGGAAAAGTTATAAAGAATGGTGTAAGACCTTTATTAAGTGAGGATAAACTTTGGGAAGTAGAATTGGATGAAATTTTTTTTGATGAACGGCATTATCTAAAACCTTTTGATGGAAGGATATACAAGCGAGGATTAGTTGAATTATCAAGAGGATGTCCTTATAGTTGTAGCTATTGTGTTAACACTGCTTTTAAAAACATTTATAGAGGACAGGGGAAGTTTGTAGTTTTCAGGCCATATCCAAATCTAAAGAAAAGAATTATAAATCTTGTAGAAAGTGGGTTTGAAATGTTGCAATTTCAAGACGAATGTTTTTTAAGTGCTTCATATGATTATTTGAAGGAATTTTGTAGCTGGTATGGAAAAGAAGTTAGGTTACCTTTATTAGTACAGACTCGTCCAGAATCAGTAACAGATGAAAAGATAAAACTTATTTCTGATATGGGTGTACCTGTTCAAATTTCTTGTGGTGTAGAAACAGGAAGTGAAAGAATTTTACGTAAGATTTGTAATCGTAAAGTAACATTGGAACAAATAAAAAAAGCATTTGGAATAATCCACAAATACGGATTACGTTCGAATGCATACACGATGATAGGTTTTCCAACTGAGACACGCAAAGATGTATTTGATACAATAAATTTGATAAGAGAAATTAATCCTGATATTTCTATAATGTCTGTTTTTTATCCGTTTAAAGGAGTTCCACTTAGACAATTTTGCATCGATAAAGGATATATAAATGGAGATGAAAAAGCAAAAACGTTTACAGATAGGTCAATTTTGAAAAATCAACCGATGTCTCCGGAAGAAATCCAAAATCTGCGGCGAACATATAGGCTATATACAAAATTACCACAGAAATATTTCCCAGAAATTGAATTATGTGAAAAAGATTATGAAAGCTATAAAAAGTTGTTTAATGAACTCGTTTCTTTATCCTGGAATATATGACATATTAAATAATCTTAATAATCACATTTATACTTTTTTCCACTCATTACCAGAGAGCTTAGTAAAACATCATTGAAATATATATAAACAAACTAATCTAATTTGTTTTTAATTTAAAAAAACGACATCATTAAGGCGGAGGATAACTATTTAAAGACGGATAATGTAATACTTATGCAAACAGGAGATTATGATATAATAAAAAAATTATACTACAAGTTTTCTATGGATGTGTTAAAATAAAAGACAGAATTACAGTACTGGGTTCATCAGGTTTTATTGGTTCAAATTTGATAGAATATTTGAAAAAAAAACAGATTGAATTTTTTGCACCAGAAAGAAATGACGATTCTATTTTCAGTACCCATCTTAATAATGTAATATATTGCATAGGGCTAACAGCAGATTTTAGAAATAAACCATTTGAAACGGTTGAAGCTCATGTTTCTTACTTAGCTAAAATACTTGAGAATTGTTCTTTTGATTCTTTTATTTATCTTTCATCAACTAGAGTATATGGTAATGAGTCCCAAGAAACGATAGTTAGTGAAGAAATGCCTTTAAAGATTAACCCACTTTATCCTAGTGATTTATACAATATTTCAAAAATAATGGGTGAATCTTTATGCTTAAATTGTAATAAAAAGAATGTAAAAGTAGTAAGATTATCCAACGTGTATGGAAATGATTTCAATTCATCGAATTTTGTTACAGATATTTTAAGAGATATTTTAAAAACAAAAAGTCTTTTTCTTAGGACATCACTATCATCAGAAAAAGATTATATCAATGTTCAAGATGTTGTAGATTTATTAGTTAAAATATCGTTGAATAGTAAGTATAATATATACAATATTGCTAGTGGAATTAATGTTAAAAATGAAGAAATATTACAAGTGATAAACAAGTACATACCGTTTAAGTTGGAAATTATTAATAACCCGAAAGATTTGAAATTTCCTTTAATTTCAATTGACAGAATTCAAGAAGAATTTAAATTCGAACCTAAAATAATTCTTGATGATATTTTAGATTTAATTAAAGTTTATGGGAATCTCTATGAAAGAAATAACTAAGGTCGATTTAGAAGAAGGAATTGTTTACATTCAGAAGGAAAACGATATTAAAGGATACAATTTGGATACACCAGAAGCTTTTAAAATTATTTCAGACATTTGGCTGCGTTGTGGATGGGACACTAAGTATGTTTATAGTTTCACATGGCTGGGTCGCCCGATTATCCAACTTCCTGAAGATATGATAAGAATACAGGAAGTCATATATTCTGTAAAACCAGATGTTATCATTGAAACTGGTGTTGCACATGGTGGGTCACTAATATTCTATGCAAGTCTTTGTAAAGCAATTGGAAAAGGTCGTGTTATTGGTATAGATATAGAAATTCGTCCACATAATAGAAAAGCCATAGAACAACACGAACTTTTTTCGTATATTAAACTTGTTGAAGGTAGTTCTGTTGAATTATCTGTCGTAGAGCAAATTAGAAAAATTATAAAAACTGGTGAAAAGGTACTAGTTATACTTGATTCCTGCCATACAAAAGAACATGTTTTAAAAGAACTTGAGGCTTATTCAAATTTTGTATCCAAAGATTCGTACATAATTGTTATGGATGGCATAATGGGGAAAATTGTTGGTGCACCGAGAACGGAACCTGATTGGGGATGGAATAATCCAAAGGAAGCTGCTGTTGAATTTGTATCAAAAAATAACGATTTCAAAATCGAAGAGCCAGAATTTCCTTTCAATGAAGGTGTTGTAGATTTTAGAGTGACTTATTGCCCCAGCGCATATCTGAAACGCGTAAGG
Coding sequences within:
- a CDS encoding LIC12162 family protein, which codes for MFLINTADQRFWKKDEKILFLGEWCKIYNQRHIWSNLDHEVLPYHWDDRGRLYRDYQYLNGVYEKYLKLLAERLNDLHGGGYSARYWRIIIGPWLFYFIEILYDRYLSIQTAIRSGLVTGTWIIPRKLEKWASKDFPVVRRWGVSDEYNQYLYSRIIETLKEMPFNLVNFEITPPLGKESNSYFKNAAKRLFGIYSKNLPSRWNQVVLVASYLNFWDLIRLQLSMGQMPYPFMPSVMLEDVSVKPLMREKLVLKQGKDEFESILDWFIADQIPKAYIEGYADMHQMSLDAFPKKPNVIFTGNAFYGNEEFKFWAAYQVEYGTKLAGTQYGGHYGSGLWAILEAHEINSTDRYYTWGWKTNGEPKTVPLSAGKFAKIQKTVKPNLKGSILWVVTSMPRYSYWMYSVPVGPQMQDYLNEQYRFALSVSPEVHEQLLLRLYMNEYGWNERDRWVDVDPALKLYRGKKSMYRQLNESRLFIGTNNATTYLETFSANFPTILFWNPKHWELRPSAQPYFDGLRGAGILHDTPESAAARVNEIYRDPEAWWSQEEIQNAKDEFCQQFAHTSKDWLKEWKIELLNLAKKA
- the rfbC gene encoding dTDP-4-dehydrorhamnose 3,5-epimerase, giving the protein MKFIETKLKGAYIIELEPEYDGRGFFARSFCENEFERYGLKTRIVQCNVSFNKKKGTLRGMHYQAAPYEEAKLVSCTRGGIYDVLIDLRQDSPNYCQWFASELSAGNYKMVYIPEGFAHGFQTLEKNTVVFYQMFELYHPECASGIRWDDPYIGIDWPIKEKMILSKRDQEYKNFG
- a CDS encoding class I SAM-dependent methyltransferase, which translates into the protein MFKCRSCNNELKECFLTLGNSPLSNSFLTKDNLKKMEPYYPLDLYVCEKCFLVQIDEFEAPENIFSSNYAYFSSFSESWLQHCKNYSMMMVQRFSLDKNSFVIEIGSNDGYLLQYFKQQCIPILGIEPASNTAEAARKIGVPTDIAFFSTSYAKKMKQANKLADLILGNNVLAHNPNLNDFVEGLRIALKPEGVITMEFPSLLSQMEGNQFDTIYHEHFSYFSFHSVEKLFASHDLVLFDVEELPTQGGSLRIYGKHKNDTSKTIASNVADLLDKEKAAGLLNLKTYYNFGRNVESTKRKLLQFLIKTKNDGKKIIGYGAAAKGNTLLNYCGIRTDFLDYVVDRSPFKQNKYLPGTHIPVKDPDKIREDMPDYVLILAWNLKDEIIEQMGYIREWGGRFVVPIPEVQVL
- a CDS encoding class I SAM-dependent methyltransferase, with the protein product MKNIMNRLSIANEKVSLKDSKDITYRKDHVCPICLTSLDSVLRVEYLDEEFKYLPKKDNPFSDLETFVCSNCGFGWVNRYIDQAQLNNFYSNVYRGLESVYSYQKPKLMMPKIRGFAPLDARFVSQILLAKMFKNFQEGEKVLDIGPGRGESFRTISQMISGMNYFAFEPDESSRAFLQRTGVYVFPYLFSLNLNINSIVRGCKFDLILMSHVLEHFNGRDIVAILENIRRILSEDGILICEVPNCDWRQYEKMRINDSPHLSFFTVDSLRSALIKAGFDVRFLNTCSADYNSWWDRSKSSIQSKHKYQVKPCMLDLIKRIYRILPIPVPKRIGTALYSLMFPDNLSNLFLSDDFKYGGERTCLRAVARPLSRIDSDHPDFKHENIAKM
- the rfbF gene encoding glucose-1-phosphate cytidylyltransferase, with protein sequence MKVVILCGGLGTRLREETEFRPKPMVLIGNRPILWHIMKIYAYYGHKEFILSLGYKGEMIKEYFYHYELMNNDVTIELGNPANTIIHEGHEENGWSVTLVDTGEKALKGARLKKVEKYLKDDDVFMMTYGDGLSDVNINDLLHFHQSHRKLATVTGINPASRFGELKYKGDQVEAFNEKPKTGSSLINGGFFVFNRGIFDYLCAEDNCDLEIGPLEKIAHERQLMVYKHKGSWACMDTIRDMDYLNKLWNENKAFWKL
- a CDS encoding radical SAM protein, which produces MNQLKILLLFPNTSNDGVAPLAISILSTIAKKSGFDVRYFETSFYKKKSTAGEEREQTGEFKSVNRESFVHLRPFKFMAEDLNTVLSNYQPDILAVSANSLEYDLFCDLIKNINFGEKKPFILVGGVHATISPQEVIENKFVDAICIGQGEEAWQEFLIKFKNGLDFTDTKNLWIKTVGKVIKNGVRPLLSEDKLWEVELDEIFFDERHYLKPFDGRIYKRGLVELSRGCPYSCSYCVNTAFKNIYRGQGKFVVFRPYPNLKKRIINLVESGFEMLQFQDECFLSASYDYLKEFCSWYGKEVRLPLLVQTRPESVTDEKIKLISDMGVPVQISCGVETGSERILRKICNRKVTLEQIKKAFGIIHKYGLRSNAYTMIGFPTETRKDVFDTINLIREINPDISIMSVFYPFKGVPLRQFCIDKGYINGDEKAKTFTDRSILKNQPMSPEEIQNLRRTYRLYTKLPQKYFPEIELCEKDYESYKKLFNELVSLSWNI
- a CDS encoding NAD(P)-dependent oxidoreductase yields the protein MGSSGFIGSNLIEYLKKKQIEFFAPERNDDSIFSTHLNNVIYCIGLTADFRNKPFETVEAHVSYLAKILENCSFDSFIYLSSTRVYGNESQETIVSEEMPLKINPLYPSDLYNISKIMGESLCLNCNKKNVKVVRLSNVYGNDFNSSNFVTDILRDILKTKSLFLRTSLSSEKDYINVQDVVDLLVKISLNSKYNIYNIASGINVKNEEILQVINKYIPFKLEIINNPKDLKFPLISIDRIQEEFKFEPKIILDDILDLIKVYGNLYERNN
- a CDS encoding flippase; its protein translation is MLNTTFSRIMNISPVQRQSMISILWSLIFTVIGFLSTMYFAHALGAGVLGAYFLFITYLGILNIFSDGGLNSATIKRISEGEDQSAFFTAYFAVRISLFLFLILGLKIFGNLFVDIDRSVMIFWLPLALFVYIFSDAITVGNGGLGKIGVTSTSTFIGNVSRVIVQIIAVILGYRTGGLIGGFIMGVLVSGIFGWRFFEVSFARFNRKHLKSLFSFSFWMFLSSSGGLVFAYADTALIGHFLKNSDVGVYNVAFQFTGLVVLVSNALIAVLWPKISYGSKIGDIDLLEKSLTKSIIYSLILAVPLLVGGWVLGDKMLLYFYGKEFSSGTYALILLFPVRLVTIIASLLGTYIFAMDHPKEGFRIILLSAVTNIMLDWFFIPILGITGAALATLISMTLLVIIERHVLSQYMSVKMGVNNMNNILKASLVMGLFIVGYRFLMPLDNLLFMIPVIFGALIYFVLLLKMDKAIHDELQDIIQSAGLIWPKWL
- a CDS encoding CmcI family methyltransferase, whose translation is MKEITKVDLEEGIVYIQKENDIKGYNLDTPEAFKIISDIWLRCGWDTKYVYSFTWLGRPIIQLPEDMIRIQEVIYSVKPDVIIETGVAHGGSLIFYASLCKAIGKGRVIGIDIEIRPHNRKAIEQHELFSYIKLVEGSSVELSVVEQIRKIIKTGEKVLVILDSCHTKEHVLKELEAYSNFVSKDSYIIVMDGIMGKIVGAPRTEPDWGWNNPKEAAVEFVSKNNDFKIEEPEFPFNEGVVDFRVTYCPSAYLKRVR